One Candidatus Eisenbacteria bacterium genomic region harbors:
- a CDS encoding outer membrane beta-barrel protein: MRPLFAPRLCIAALLSVIPALAAAQMHDELSSNRLISIGIGGGVSVPVKDADEAFENGFNGQGFLRFNLRMLPIQPRLDFTFSSFDLDDAKVAVPTGTGQIMAGLANFQMYLVQSGPIRPYIVAGVGAYNIKMETKGLLAETETSETRFGVNAGGGLVIKLGSVVSLYAEGRVDNVYTEEGLIETDQIQVVPVSFGIVF, encoded by the coding sequence ATGAGACCGCTCTTCGCTCCTCGCCTCTGCATCGCGGCTCTCCTCTCAGTGATTCCCGCCTTGGCCGCCGCGCAAATGCACGACGAGCTTTCCTCCAATCGCCTGATCAGCATCGGCATCGGCGGTGGCGTCAGCGTGCCGGTGAAGGACGCGGATGAGGCGTTCGAGAACGGATTCAACGGCCAGGGCTTCCTGCGCTTCAATCTGCGCATGCTGCCGATCCAGCCTCGTCTCGACTTCACCTTTTCGAGCTTCGATCTCGACGATGCGAAGGTTGCCGTGCCGACGGGAACCGGACAGATCATGGCCGGACTCGCGAACTTCCAGATGTACCTGGTCCAGTCCGGTCCCATCCGGCCCTACATCGTGGCCGGCGTCGGTGCCTACAACATCAAGATGGAGACCAAGGGCCTGCTCGCGGAGACCGAGACCTCGGAAACCCGCTTCGGTGTGAACGCGGGAGGAGGGTTGGTCATCAAGCTCGGGAGCGTCGTGAGCCTCTACGCCGAGGGACGCGTGGACAACGTCTACACCGAAGAGGGTCTGATCGAAACCGACCAGATCCAGGTGGTTCCGGTCAGCTTCGGGATCGTGTTCTAG
- the pruA gene encoding L-glutamate gamma-semialdehyde dehydrogenase → MNPTTTRGIAPVDPKALPTYSPTTYVDFTLPEHRSAFEKALADVRAALGQEHPLVMGGERRKGSGTFESKNPARPSEVLGRFQSATREQAMEAVEIAHRAFADWSRVPATERAAYLIEAARRMRERRHWFSAWMVLEVGKSWPEADADTAEAIDFMEFYAREMLRYDGPQPVTQIPGERDSMVYIPLGVGAVIPPWNFPLAITVGMTTAAIVTGNTVVVKPASDTPAIAWQFFHLMDEVGLPPGVFNFVTGSGGVVGDAIVRHAKTRFVSFTGSKEVGIGINQIAAEVQPGQIWLKRVVAEMGGKDAIIVDEEADLDSAAQGVSASAFGFQGQKCSACSRAIVSEKVYDAFLDKLKAQVDKIVVGEPEKAGVNLGPVSSPAAQKKILEYIEVGKKEGRLIAGGGPVAGQEGWFVQPTVIADVKPSARIAQEEIFGPVLAVIPVKSYDEALQVANGTDYGLTGAVYTRNPEKIERAKREFFVGNLYINRKCTGALVGVHPFGGFNMSGTDSKAGGRDYLLLFLQAKSVAEKV, encoded by the coding sequence ATGAATCCGACCACGACGCGTGGGATCGCACCGGTCGATCCCAAGGCGCTGCCGACCTATTCGCCGACCACTTACGTCGACTTCACGCTTCCCGAGCATCGGAGCGCTTTCGAGAAAGCGCTCGCCGACGTCCGCGCGGCGTTGGGCCAGGAGCATCCGCTGGTCATGGGTGGTGAGCGCAGAAAGGGCAGTGGGACTTTCGAGTCGAAGAATCCCGCCCGACCGTCGGAGGTGTTGGGCCGATTCCAGTCCGCCACCCGGGAGCAGGCGATGGAAGCCGTCGAGATCGCGCACCGGGCCTTCGCCGACTGGTCACGGGTTCCGGCGACCGAGCGTGCCGCCTACCTGATCGAAGCCGCGCGGCGCATGCGCGAGCGTCGTCATTGGTTCTCCGCGTGGATGGTGCTCGAGGTCGGCAAGAGCTGGCCGGAGGCCGACGCCGACACGGCCGAGGCGATCGATTTCATGGAGTTCTACGCGCGCGAGATGCTGCGTTACGACGGGCCTCAGCCGGTCACCCAGATCCCGGGTGAGCGCGACAGCATGGTCTACATCCCGCTCGGCGTCGGCGCCGTCATCCCGCCTTGGAATTTCCCGCTGGCGATCACGGTCGGCATGACGACCGCGGCGATTGTCACCGGGAATACGGTGGTGGTAAAGCCGGCGAGCGACACTCCGGCGATCGCCTGGCAGTTCTTCCACCTCATGGACGAGGTCGGGCTTCCTCCGGGCGTTTTCAACTTCGTCACCGGCAGCGGAGGCGTCGTCGGCGACGCGATCGTTCGCCACGCCAAGACCCGCTTCGTGTCATTCACCGGATCGAAGGAAGTGGGCATCGGCATCAACCAGATCGCCGCCGAGGTGCAGCCCGGCCAGATCTGGCTCAAGCGCGTGGTGGCCGAGATGGGCGGCAAGGACGCCATCATCGTCGACGAGGAGGCCGACCTCGACTCGGCCGCGCAGGGCGTGAGCGCCTCGGCCTTCGGTTTCCAGGGGCAGAAGTGCTCCGCGTGCTCGCGCGCGATCGTGAGCGAAAAGGTCTACGACGCCTTCCTGGACAAGCTCAAGGCGCAGGTCGACAAGATCGTGGTCGGCGAGCCCGAAAAAGCCGGGGTCAATCTCGGCCCAGTCTCGAGCCCTGCGGCCCAGAAGAAGATCCTCGAGTACATCGAGGTCGGTAAGAAGGAAGGTCGCCTGATCGCGGGTGGCGGTCCGGTGGCGGGGCAGGAAGGATGGTTCGTCCAGCCCACCGTGATCGCCGACGTCAAGCCGAGCGCACGCATCGCGCAGGAGGAGATCTTCGGGCCCGTGCTGGCGGTGATCCCGGTCAAGAGCTACGACGAGGCGCTCCAGGTCGCCAACGGCACCGACTACGGACTCACCGGCGCGGTCTATACGCGCAATCCCGAGAAGATCGAGCGCGCCAAGCGCGAGTTCTTCGTCGGCAACCTCTACATCAACCGCAAGTGCACGGGCGCCCTGGTGGGCGTCCATCCCTTCGGGGGTTTCAACATGAGCGGCACGGATTCCAAGGCCGGAGGCCGGGATTACCTGCTGCTCTTCCTGCAGGCCAAGAGCGTGGCCGAAAAGGTCTGA